Proteins encoded by one window of Salvia splendens isolate huo1 chromosome 5, SspV2, whole genome shotgun sequence:
- the LOC121805355 gene encoding monocopper oxidase-like protein SKU5, producing MATFRLQYWIFFIGLLFKIGSCADPFANFELDFSYITASPLGVPQQVIAVNGKFPGPVLNVTTNYNVVVNVKNKLDENLLVTWSGIQMRRASWQDGVLGTNCPIPPKWNWTYQFQVKDQIGSFFYFPSLNMQRASGGFGSLVIMNRNIIPIPFNTPDGDIVIMIGDWYTQNHTALRKALDSGKELGMPDGVLINGKGPYRYNTSLVPDGIVHETINVDPGKTYRIRVHNVGVSTSLNFRIQNHNLLLAETEGYYTTQQNYTSLDIHVGQSYSFLVTMDQNASSDYYIVASARFVNESLWQRVTGVAVLHYSNSKGKAAGPLPDSPNDFYDKSYSLNQALSIRQNVSASGARPNPQGSFRYGSINVTDVYILKSLPPVMINGKLRATYNGISFVNPDTPIRLADVYKVKGDYKLDFPSKPLNRPAIEDRSLINATYKGFIEIILQNNDTVVQTFHVDGYSFFVVGMGYGDWTENNRGSYNRWDAISRSTVQVFAGGWTAVYVSLDNVGAWNLRTDNLDRWYLGQETYMRIINPEDSSNKTELPVPDNALFCGALSHMQKPQKASSATALHTRMLYVLLVIVPMLIFLLH from the exons ATGGCGACATTCCGGTTACAGTATTGGATCTTCTTCATTGGGTTGCTGTTCAAAATCGGTTCTTGCGCCGACCCCTTTGCTAACTTCGAATTGGATTTCTCTTACATCACTGCTTCTCCATTAGGTGTCCCTCAACAG GTAATAGCTGTCAATGGGAAATTCCCAGGCCCTGTTCTCAACGTTACAACGAATTACAATGTGGTGGTGAATGTTAAGAACAAGTTAGATGAGAACCTCCTAGTCACATG GTCCGGGATTCAGATGCGCCGTGCTTCATGGCAGGACGGGGTTCTTGGCACAAATTGCCCCATCCCGCCGAAGTGGAACTGGACCTACCAGTTCCAGGTGAAGGATCAGATTGGTAGCTTCTTTTACTTCCCATCACTTAACATGCAGAGGGCGTCTGGTGGGTTCGGCTCTTTGGTTATCATGAACCGCAATATCATTCCTATTCCTTTCAACACCCCTGATGGAGATATAGTTATCATGATTGGTGATTGGTACACACAAAACCACACG GCTCTAAGGAAAGCCCTTGACAGTGGAAAAGAATTAGGAATGCCTGATGGAGTTCTGATCAATGGAAAAGGGCCATACAGATACAATACATCTCTTGTTCCTGATGGTATCGTGCACGAGACTATTAATGTTGATCCTG GTAAGACGTATCGTATTAGGGTCCACAATGTTGGGGTGTCAACTAGCCTGAATTTTCGTATTCAGAACCATAATCTGCTTCTGGCAGAAACCGAGGGTTATTACACGACTCAGCAGAACTACACCAGTTTGGATATCCACGTTGGGCAGTCTTACTCTTTTCTCGTTACCATGGATCAGAATGCTAGCAGCGATTACTATATTGTTGCCAGTGCAAGATTTGTGAATGAGTCACTCTGGCAGAGAGTTACCGGTGTCGCTGTTTTGCATTATTCAAACTCGAAAGGAAAGGCTGCTGGTCCACTCCCAGACTCTCCGAATGACTTTTATGACAAATCATATTCACTCAACCAGGCGCTGTCTATCAG GCAAAACGTGAGTGCTAGTGGAGCTCGTCCTAACCCACAGGGTTCTTTTCGCTATGGTTCAATCAATGTTACCGATGTGTATATTCTCAAGAGTCTACCACCAGTAATGATTAATGGGAAGCTACGAGCAACATACAACGGGATATCATTTGTCAACCCTGACACCCCTATACGCCTTGCTGATGTGTACAAGGTGAAAGGCGACTATAAGCTAGATTTCCCCAGCAAACCATTGAATAGGCCCGCAATTGAGGACAGATCTCTCATCAACGCTACATACAAGGGATTCATAGAAATCATACTCCAGAATAACGACACAGTTGTACAGACATTTCACGTGGATGGATATTCATTCTTTGTCGTTGG GATGGGCTATGGTGATTGGACGGAAAACAACAGGGGCTCGTACAACAGATGGGATGCGATATCTCGCTCCACTGTCCAG GTTTTCGCTGGAGGATGGACTGCTGTCTATGTGTCGCTCGACAATGTTGGTGCATGGAACCTTAGGACTGACAACCTCGATAGGTGGTATCTTGGGCAAGAGACCTACATGAGAATCATCAACCCCGAAGATTCCAGCAACAAAACAGAACTGCCTGTCCCCGACAACGCTCTTTTCTGTGGTGCCCTCAGCCATATGCAAAA GCCTCAGAAAGCTTCCTCAGCAACGGCACTGCACACACGCATGCTCTATGTGCTGCTCGTGATCGTTCCAATGCTGATTTTCCTTTTGCACTAA
- the LOC121802060 gene encoding carbonic anhydrase, chloroplastic-like: protein MNHRKNPALYEELSQGQTPKFLFACSDSRVCPALPTTWGGFYGAKAWFHHMISDFIEEWVNICKAAKAKVRTECKDLDFGEQCSHLEKEAVNVSLGNLLTYPFVREGVVKKTLSLKGGHYDFVKGAFQLWNLDFNLSPCLSL, encoded by the exons ATGAACCATAGGAAAAATCCTGCTTTGTACGAGGAACTATCCCAAGGCCAAACTCCAAAG ttCTTATTTGCCTGCTCTGACTCGAGAGTATGCCCAGCCCTTCCCACAACCTGGGGAGGCTTTTATGGTGCGAAAGCATGGTTCCACCATATGATcag TGATTTCATAGAAGAGTGGGTGAACATCTGCAAGGCGGCTAAGGCTAAGGTCCGGACAGAATGCAAAGACTTGGATTTTGGAGAACAATGCAGTCATCTTGAGAAG GAAGCAGTGAACGTGTCGTTGGGTAACCTATTAACCTATCCATTTGTAAGGGAAGGTGTGGTGAAGAAAACTCTGTCGCTTAAGGGAGGGCACTACGACTTTGTCAAGGGAGCCTTCCAGCTCTGGAACCTCGACTTCAACCTGTCTCCTTGTCTATCACTATGA
- the LOC121804345 gene encoding beta-arabinofuranosyltransferase RAY1-like: protein MKQKQWPLHKSSLIKKQRNTYAFAKSSNPPPPIQCPINLRHPLRRISQDHRVLHSASLVCRAWRDALKPLSEAMAIGKWGCFKRRLFELGDPAGQCNLAISFLQAKPPNTNQAVEWLYKASIAGHARAQYQLAPCFHQGKGVEQSVQQAGYSRPLNLRNKSLFLSTQKELFDCVEAEKSRGGCFKREALSVTKAVTLPMSMESLLAMQADQNKTILLGIAGSSYKDMLMSWVCRLHYLQVPNYLVCALDDEVYDFSVLQGVPVIKRASPPTNISFDDCHFGSECFQKVTKVKSRMVLQILELGYNVLLSDVDVYWFKNPLDYLTSFGQGVLVAQSDEFNFTGAINLPRRLNSGFYYAHSDRITIAALGKVVQHAAYSNLSEQPSFYDTLCGEGGSYRLGDDQCLDPETNLRVHFLDLDLFPNGAYQGLWEEEDTKKACEERGCFVLHNNWINGRNKKLERQVLSGLWEYDINTRMCLQSRYTTNPKSYF, encoded by the exons ATGAAGCAGAAGCAATGGCCTCTTCATAAATCATCCTTGATCAAAAAGCAAAGGAATACCTACGCCTTCGCAAAATCATCGAATCCCCCCCCCCCAATTCAATGCCCCATCAATCTCCGCCATCCCCTACGACGCATTAGTCAGGATCACCGCGTCCTTCACTCTGCCTCGCTCGTTTGCAGAGCGTGGAGGGACGCGCTCAAGCCGCTCAGCGAGGCCATGGCTAT TGGGAAATGGGGATGTTTCAAAAGGCGATTGTTTGAGCTTGGTGATCCCGCTGGACAATGTAATTTGGCTATCTCGTTTCTGCAAG CTAAACCTCCAAATACCAACCAGGCAGTTGAGTGGCTGTACAAGGCTTCCATTGCCGGCCATGCTCGCGCTCAATACCAACTGGCGCCTTGTTTTCATCAAGGAAAAGGGGTGGAACAAAGTGTACAACAAGCG GGATACAGCAGGCCACTGAACCTGAGAAACAAGAGCCTCTTTTTATCTACACAAAAGGAGTTGTTCGATTGTGTTGAAGCAGAGAAGTCACGCGGAGGTTGCTTCAAACGAGAGGCGTTGAGTGTGACGAAAGCAGTCACACTGCCAATGTCCATGGAATCTCTACTGGCAATGCAGGCTGATCAGAACAAGACAATTCTACTTGGAATTGCTGGATCTAGTTACAAAGACATGCTGATGAGCTGGGTCTGCAGGCTGCATTACCTCCAAGTACCGAACTATTTGGTCTGCGCCCTTGATGATGAAGTCTATGATTTCTCAGTCCTGCAG GGCGTCCCAGTTATTAAACGTGCATCTCCTCCAACCAACATCAGCTTCGATGACTGCCATTTCGGATCCGAGTGCTTTCAGAAAGTAACTAAAGTGAAGTCAAGAATGGTTCTGCAGATTTTGGAGCTTGGGTATAATGTGCTTTTGAGTGATGTGGATGTGTATTGGTTCAAGAATCCATTGGATTATCTCACTTCTTTCGGCCAGGGCGTTCTTGTCGCACAGTCCGATGAATTTAATTTCACAG GAGCAATAAACTTGCCTCGGCGCCTCAACTCCGGCTTCTATTATGCTCATTCAGACAGAATAACAATTGCTGCGCTGGGAAAGGTGGTGCAGCACGCTGCCTATTCCAATCTATCCGAACAACCAAGCTTCTACGATACGTTATGCGGGGAAGGTGGCTCCTACAGGTTAGGCGATGACCAGTGCTTGGACCCAGAAACGAACTTACGGGTCCATTTCTTGGACCTAGATCTCTTCCCAAATGGTGCATACCAGGGTCTATGGGAGGAGGAGGACACAAAGAAGGCCTGCGAGGAAAGGGGCTGTTTTGTTCTACACAACAACTGGATAAACGGGAGAAATAAGAAGCTCGAAAGGCAGGTATTGTCCGGGCTGTGGGAGTATGACATCAACACTAGAATGTGTTTGCAAAGCCGGTACACGACAAATCCCAAAAGTTATTTCTAA
- the LOC121802056 gene encoding cyclin-T1-3-like: MASLLTGETSHHGAPVEDVSSHWYLSRKEIEENSPSRQDGIDLKKETYLRKSYCTFLQDLGMRLKVPQVTIATAIIFCHRFFLRQSHVRNDRRTIATVCMFLAGKVEETPRPLKDVILVSYEIIHKKDAAAMQRIKQKEVYEQQKELVLLGERVVLGTLGYDLNVHHPYKPLVEAIKKFKVAQNALAQVAWNFVNDGLRTSLCLQFKPHHIAAGAIFLAAKFLKVKLPSEGEKVWWQEFDVTPRQLEEVSNQMLELYEQNRVPQSQTSEAEGSAGGSQRPPSKMPANEEHVTSYSSPHGGSALKSLSSKPALSQPSPDEQFVDNHSGPSRNTHAQNSEYESSEYNSFPDRRGEDVIHERETLPQQGNSGETQNKTKLGHGEEDQKRDALESKDKYHGRNVSNKDIALSQSPHDATRKLDREKIKAAFERRKARGDITRKIDPVDELEKELEDVEVPGDSEKTKRERKQSWNKPSRTDHENSRSTKYDNESGDAQYPLMKGQSSHGEDLDTVEEGELEPSDQADRAYRSPRTSRKRKASSPLAGSPLDRNGQGRPGYSEREHKRHGHERG, from the exons ATGGCTAGCCTGTTGACTGGTGAAACCTCCCATCATGGAGCACCTGTAGAAGATGTCAGTTCCCACTGGTACTTATCAAGGAAGGAAATCGAAGAGAATTCTCCTTCAAGACAAGATGGTATTGATTTGAAGAAAGAGACTTACCTGCGCAAATCATATTGCACATTTTTACAAGATTTGGGCATGAGGCTGAAAGT GCCGCAGGTGACAATTGCTACTGCAATCATATTTTGTCATCGTTTCTTCCTTCGTCAATCCCATGTGAGAAATGACAGAAGG ACTATTGCCACTGTGTGTATGTTTCTAGCGGGTAAGGTTGAAGAAACTCCTCGTCCTCTTAAAGATGTGATTCTTGTGTCGTATGAGATTATTCATAAAAAAGATGCTGCAGCTATGCAGAGGATCAAGCAAAAG GAAGTGTATGAGCAACAAAAGGAACTTGTTTTATTGGGAGAAAGGGTTGTGCTTGGAACACTTGGTTATGACCTGAATGTACATCACCCATATAAGCCCCTTGTTGAGGCAATTAAAAAGTTCAAGGTTGCTCAAAATGCCCTAGCTCAAGTTGCGTGGAACTTTGTAAATGATGG GCTTCGGACTTCTCTGTGCTTGCAATTTAAGCCCCACCACATTGCAGCAGGTGCTATTTTCCTTGCTGCCAAGTTTCTCAAAGTGAAGCTTCCATCTGAGGGTGAGAAGGTTTGGTGGCAGGAGTTTGATGTCACCCCACGACAGTTGGAGG AGGTTAGCAACCAGATGTTGGAGTTGTATGAACAAAACAGAGTCCCACAATCACAGACAAGTGAAGCAGAAGGGAGTGCTGGTGGTAGTCAGCGACCCCCATCAAAGATGCCTGCTAATGAAGAACATGTTACCAGTTATAGTTCCCCTCATGGTGGATCTGCTTTGAAGAGTTTGTCCTCTAAGCCTGCACTATCACAGCCGAGTCCTGATGAACAATTTGTCGACAATCACAGTGGACCTTCTAGAAATACTCATGCACAAAACAGTGAGTATGAAAGTTCTGAATATAATAGTTTTCCAGATCGCAGGGGAGAGGATGTGATTCATGAACGAGAGACCCTTCCACAACAGGGGAACTCGGGGGAGACCCAGAACAAAACTAAGCTTGGGCATGGGGAGGAAGATCAAAAAAGGGATGCTCTAGAATCTAAGGACAAATATCATGGAAGAAATGTGTCCAACAAGGATATTGCACTTAGTCAGTCACCTCATGATGCTACTAGAAAGCTTGACAGGGAGAAGATTAAAGCTGCCTTTGAAAGAAGGAAGGCTCGTGGAGATATAACTCGTAAAATAGACCCTGTGGATGAGCTTGAAAAGGAATTGGAAGATGTGGAAGTTCCTGGGGACAGTGAGAAGACTAAGCGTGAAAGAAAGCAAAGTTGGAACAAGCCGTCTAGGACAGACCATGAGAACTCCCGTAGCACCAAATACGACAACGAGTCTGGAGATGCGCAATACCCCCTAATGAAGGGGCAATCCTCCCACGGAGAAGATCTTGATACTGTAGAAGAAGGTGAACTTGAACCATCTGATCAAGCTGATCGGGCATATCGGTCACCTCGCACGAGCCGCAAGAGAAAAGCCAGTAGCCCTTTGGCAGGTAGCCCGTTGGATAGGAATGGACAGGGGAGGCCTGGGTATTCAGAAAGAGAACACAAACGGCATGGCCATGAACGGGGTTGA
- the LOC121802057 gene encoding inorganic phosphate transporter 2-1, chloroplastic-like — MASSYGLRNNTAASLLLRNSHIHLPRFRLNTHLFIPNPHPPLSISFSRLSPSAALSSSYAEEESSDGDHRENDELPGVAEAMNISPATAAAVGVCIAVAVLALPLAMPSLGRGLPLKTRAVSYATLLFGFYMAWNIGANDVANAMGTSVGSGALSLRRAVIIAAVLEFSGALLMGTHVTTTMQKGILVATVFQGKETLLFAGLISSLAAAGTWLQVASYYGWPVSTTHCIVGSMVGFGLVYGGAGAVFWSSLARVTLSWVVSPLVGAFASFLVYKCIRRFVYSARNPGQAAAAAAPLAVFLGVTGISFAAFPLSQTVSVAIAQALACGACGAVMFDRIIRTQLGHLLDKPPKDDAQVTESRTENESSKNIGLLSDIAGPKGTQLKIVYGVFGYMQVLSACFMSFAHGGNDVSNAIGPLAAALSILQGGASGGEIVIPNDVLAWGGFGIVAGLMVWGYRVIATIGKKITELTPTRGFAAEFAAASVVLGASKLGLPISATHTLVGAVMGVGFARGLNSVRAETVREIVTSWAVTIPAGATFAVLYTWIFTKFLSYLL; from the exons ATGGCTTCCTCCTACGGCCTCAGAAACAACACCGCCGCATCTCTCCTCCTCCGCAATTCCCACATCCACCTCCCCCGATTCCGACTCAATACACACCTCTTCATCCCCAACCCTCACCCACCTCTCTCCATCTCATTCTCTAGACTTTCTCCTTCCGCCGCCTTATCCTCCTCTTACGCAGAAGAAGAATCTTCCGACGGCGATCATCGAGAAAATGACGAGCTCCCCGGGGTGGCGGAGGCGATGAACATAtccccggcgacggcggcggcggtgggggTGTGCATCGCGGTGGCGGTGCTGGCCCTGCCGCTGGCGATGCCGTCGCTGGGGCGGGGGCTGCCGCTCAAGACTCGGGCGGTGTCGTACGCGACGCTGCTGTTCGGGTTCTACATGGCGTGGAACATCGGGGCGAACGACGTGGCCAACGCCATGGGGACGTCGGTGGGGTCGGGGGCGCTGTCCCTGAGGAGGGCGGTCATCATCGCTGCAGTGCTGGAGTTCTCCGGGGCGCTGCTGATGGGGACGCACGTGACCACCACGATGCAGAAGGGGATTCTGGTTGCGACTGTCTTTCAGGGGAAGGAGACTCTGCTTTTTGCTGGCCTTATTTCCTCCTTGGCTGCTGCTGGCACTTGGCTCCAG GTTGCATCATACTATGGTTGGCCTGTCTCTACCACGCATTGTATAGTTGGATCAATGGTCGGATTCGGGCTAGTCTACGGAGGCGCTGGAGCTGTTTTCTGGAGCTCCCTGGCACGGGTGACTTTGTCGTGGGTCGTCTCGCCTTTGGTGGGAGCATTCGCGTCTTTCCTCGTCTATAAATGCATCCGCAgg TTTGTTTACAGTGCTCGAAACCCGGGGCAAGCAGCAGCCGCAGCTGCACCATTAGCCGTCTTCTTAGGCGTCACGGGGATTTCCTTCGCTGCGTTCCCTCTCAGCCAGACTGTATCTGTAGCTATCGCGCAGGCCTTAGCCTGTGGCGCTTGCGGAGCTGTCATGTTCGACAGAATCATAAGGACGCAGCTCGGCCACCTCCTCGACAAGCCTCCTAAAGATGATGCACAAGTGACAGAATCAAGAACAGAGAACGAGTCGAGTAAAAACATCGGTCTCCTGTCTGATATAGCTGGTCCTAAGGGAACGCAGTTGAAGATAGTTTACGGAGTGTTCGGGTACATGCAAGTTCTGTCGGCCTGCTTCATGTCATTTGCACACGGGGGGAACGATGTCTCCAATGCGATAGGCCCTCTGGCAGCGGCCCTCTCGATTCTGCAAGGTGGGGCGAGTGGTGGTGAGATTGTGATCCCAAATGACGTTCTGGCGTGGGGCGGATTTGGGATCGTTGCAGGGCTTATGGTGTGGGGATACAGAGTTATCGCGACAATTGGGAAGAAGATAACGGAGCTGACACCGACTAGGGGCTTTGCCGCTGAGTTTGCAGCAGCATCGGTTGTGCTTGGGGCTTCGAAGCTCGGACTGCCTATCTCGGCCACACACACGCTGGTTGGAGCAGTGATGGGGGTAGGGTTCGCGAGAGGGCTTAACAGCGTACGAGCAGAGACCGTGAGGGAGATTGTGACGTCGTGGGCTGTCACCATCCCTGCTGGTGCCACTTTTGCTGTTCTTTATACATGGATCTTCACCAAGTTCTTATCCTACTTACTGTGA